The Humulus lupulus chromosome 4, drHumLupu1.1, whole genome shotgun sequence genome has a window encoding:
- the LOC133830950 gene encoding protein REVEILLE 8-like isoform X2 has product MNSNPSNNPQTTTPSDGSAKKVRKPYTITKSRESWTEEEHDKFLEALQLFDRDWKKIEDFVGSKTVIQIRSHAQKYFQKVQKNGTLAHVPPPRPKRKAAHPYPQKASKNVLVPLQASLGYPSMNAMVPTYSPWDEASLLISPASSKITSQEEFADIASKGVARNSNNNICGIASSSRSLPGSEIPKHGKQGSVLHGPDFAEVYSFIGSVFDPDTNGHVQKLKEMDPINFETVLMLMRNLTFNLCNPDFEPIRKVMSSYDVNAKSMGIAKQNYDLPV; this is encoded by the exons ATGAACTCTAATCCATCCAATAATCCCCAAACAACGACTCCCTCAGATGGCTCAGCCAAGAAGGTCAGAAAGCCCTATACCATAACCAAGTCCAGAGAAAGCTGGACCGAAGAAGAACACGACAAGTTCCTCGAGGCTCTTCAACT GTTTGATCGTGACTGGAAAAAAATCGAAGATTTTGTGGGTTCCAAGACAGTCATTCAG ATTAGGAGTCATGCCCAGAAATATTTTCAGAAAGTGCAAAAGAATGGGACACTCGCTCATGTTCCTCCACCACGCCCGAAGCGCAAAGCTGCACACCCTTACCCTCAAAAGGCATCCAAAAATG TTTTGGTTCCCCTTCAAGCTTCCTTAGGTTATCCTTCAATGAATGCTATGGTACCTACTTATTCACCATGGGATGAAGCTTCTTTGTTGATAAGCCCCGCATCAAGTAAAATAACATCCCAGGAAGAATTTG CTGATATTGCATCAAAGGGGGTTGCAAGGAATAGTAACAACAATATTTGTGGCATTGCAAGCTCAAGTAGATCATTACCAGGTTCTGAGATACCAAAGCATGGGAAACAAGGTTCTGTGCTCCATG GTCCAGATTTTGCTGAAGTTTATAGCTTTATCGGGAGTGTTTTTGATCCGGACACTAACGGCCATGTGCAGAAACTCAAGGAGATGGATCCCATTAATTTCGAGACT GTTTTAATGTTAATGAGAAACCTCACCTTCAACTTGTGTAATCCAGATTTTGAGCCTATT AGAAAGGTCATGTCTTCGTACGAcgtcaatgcaaaatcgatggggATTGCTAAGCAGAACTATGATCTGCCAGTTTGA
- the LOC133830950 gene encoding protein REVEILLE 8-like isoform X1, with translation MNSNPSNNPQTTTPSDGSAKKVRKPYTITKSRESWTEEEHDKFLEALQLFDRDWKKIEDFVGSKTVIQIRSHAQKYFQKVQKNGTLAHVPPPRPKRKAAHPYPQKASKNVLVPLQASLGYPSMNAMVPTYSPWDEASLLISPASSKITSQEEFGNLQATEADIASKGVARNSNNNICGIASSSRSLPGSEIPKHGKQGSVLHGPDFAEVYSFIGSVFDPDTNGHVQKLKEMDPINFETVLMLMRNLTFNLCNPDFEPIRKVMSSYDVNAKSMGIAKQNYDLPV, from the exons ATGAACTCTAATCCATCCAATAATCCCCAAACAACGACTCCCTCAGATGGCTCAGCCAAGAAGGTCAGAAAGCCCTATACCATAACCAAGTCCAGAGAAAGCTGGACCGAAGAAGAACACGACAAGTTCCTCGAGGCTCTTCAACT GTTTGATCGTGACTGGAAAAAAATCGAAGATTTTGTGGGTTCCAAGACAGTCATTCAG ATTAGGAGTCATGCCCAGAAATATTTTCAGAAAGTGCAAAAGAATGGGACACTCGCTCATGTTCCTCCACCACGCCCGAAGCGCAAAGCTGCACACCCTTACCCTCAAAAGGCATCCAAAAATG TTTTGGTTCCCCTTCAAGCTTCCTTAGGTTATCCTTCAATGAATGCTATGGTACCTACTTATTCACCATGGGATGAAGCTTCTTTGTTGATAAGCCCCGCATCAAGTAAAATAACATCCCAGGAAGAATTTGGTAATCTTCAGGCAACTGAAG CTGATATTGCATCAAAGGGGGTTGCAAGGAATAGTAACAACAATATTTGTGGCATTGCAAGCTCAAGTAGATCATTACCAGGTTCTGAGATACCAAAGCATGGGAAACAAGGTTCTGTGCTCCATG GTCCAGATTTTGCTGAAGTTTATAGCTTTATCGGGAGTGTTTTTGATCCGGACACTAACGGCCATGTGCAGAAACTCAAGGAGATGGATCCCATTAATTTCGAGACT GTTTTAATGTTAATGAGAAACCTCACCTTCAACTTGTGTAATCCAGATTTTGAGCCTATT AGAAAGGTCATGTCTTCGTACGAcgtcaatgcaaaatcgatggggATTGCTAAGCAGAACTATGATCTGCCAGTTTGA